The DNA sequence tttttcttccaattttaaGGTCAAAATACTTTGTCACTTACATCATGATCAGCTAAGGGCAGTTTTCCACGTCTCTCAAAGGGTTAGGAAGGCGGTGAGTGTCTTGTACTCTGTTGATCTCTCCCTCTTATGTTTTTGTATTCCTTCATACCGTCTATGTGGATCAAATTGAACCTATAGCTTGACATGGTGGTCCCTTTTGATCATTGCTATAGGTCATGATTGCAAGGCAGTTCCACTTCAACTACACTACACCAGATCGCTCACGACAAGAAATGTTAAGAAGTATGACTCCTCGTCCAACAGAGCACTGGCCATTTAAAAGGTATAACTCATGGTTGTCATCCTATTGTGCCTGATTTTTATCTTTGTTAAACCATTAATATATTTATGCATACTGAATAAGACTGCTTCCACCAGGGGTGATGGGAAGGGAGTTTTCATGCCGAGTCCTCATACTCCTAAAGCACCAAGGCAGGGTCCACGGCCACCTTCTCGTATTAAGTTGGCTGAGATGCGGCAGATCGCTGCTGTACTTTTCCAGGAATCGACATTCCCTTCCAGATGTATGGTACCATCAGTTTTAACAAAGCCTCTATGCAAGTCCTTGGCATCAAATCGGGCCTTATTCTATGAGGAGGAATTATGTCAGGCTGTGGCTCAAAATAAACTTCGTTGATTCTTTCCTGTGTCTTTTGGTCACTTGGTGTTGTCATATGTATATAGTTTATTTTGCCTCCCTCTAGGTGTTCTTAAATAGGATGCTGGATGCAATTTTGTAGTTTTGTTGGATGCATTAGGTGTTACTGCAATATGAACTCCACCGGTACTTGATATTAAGCTGATAATTGTCTGGATGTGGTGGTTTGAACTAGTTATTGTATATTTCTTGTGTGGTTGACAAGAATGGCCAGCTCTTGAAGCATATACTTATACTGCAGgaattagttttttcttttagcAGTGTCTGTTGAAGTTGTATTTGCATACACTTGCACTATATAGATGTACGAGTGACTTTACAAGTTCTGCTCCCGGTAATGCATGGTGACACCTTTATGGAGTAGTATCCAATCATTTGATGTGTCAACGGGATATTGGGATGGATATTCTTGTCACCAATTGTATACATTACtgtatatgtatgtataaattttttttccttgtctagAATATCCTGAACTTGTCCAGTAATTTCCAATCTGCTGGGGTAAGAAAGCTCTGTAATGACTAATATGTCCTTATTAGTCTCATCGGAACATTTTAATACGAATTCTTGCATTGTCATTATTCATACAGTTGCTATAATAATTAAACTGGCGATGTGTCTCCTGTTATGAACTTGACTGGATAAAGTATTGGGAGATGTAGAGAAAGTGGTAATTGGCAATCAATCCTTCCTGTCTCAAACAGAAGAACTCTGCTTTTGTCATCTAGAATATTAGAGTATTTTGACTCGTTTACTGCATATTCTGTGGGCGCTCCTCCGTTGGGAGTGGCTTGAGAAAgaagtcttttcttcttttatatgGGGTACTGGGGTTCTGATCTGGTTCTTAATCACTTCATTTTCCCTCTGTTCGGCCAGTTAACGCGGAAAATGAATTGTAACAATGACACCACAGCTTGGCTGGACAATGTAAGATTGATATTTTAGCTGGAGGACCAGCATGGAAGGAGTAATTGATGGAATTCCCTAAGATAGTATCTCAGACGTCCTCTGCAGTGTCAGAGCACGCAACTTAGACACAGCGTGAAGGTAAGAAGAAAACATTCACTTAAAGTACCATCATAGTTTCAATAATTGGGAGAATTTTGAATGAAGAGTTGAATGTTTCACACTATCGCTGAGAGAACGAAATGGATAGACGGCTGACTGACAGTTGCAATTTTCTACTGCCACCATTACAATCTATAATACGAGGCAGGGGCGTTATGGAAACTGCGAGGGTGGTTGCTAATCCAATTCACCCGGAAACAACTAATAATGCCTAGTGGTCTCGGAGAAGCTTGTCAGCATACTGGCTGATCACTTGTTTCGTGAGGATCTTATAGGCCTTCTCCGTCGGATGGTAACTGTCCCAGAAGACGTACTTCGTGTCATCTTTGCATGACTTGAAATCGTCCAGACGGTTACACAGTACGCTCACTTCGATGTTCCCCGTGCCACAGCACCCTCTGTCCACCACTTCAAATCCTGCAGACACATCGACATGACCAAACACGAGGCTGACCAACGGCATGGCAATAGAGATTCGAATCTGAAAGCTGAAATcttgcggagagagagagagagagagtatagtGCGGCGAAGTACCGTGTTGCGAAGGGTTTTGGATGATGGAGACCAAGGGAGAGTAGATGTCCATATAGACTAGATTGCAGCCAGGGAGCTTTCGGTTGAGGGAGTCCATTTCTGAGGAGAGCTTGGAGTTGAAGAGGGTTGCTGCTTGATTGGCTGGCTCTGAGCAGGCTCTTGCCAGTCCTCCATCAAGTGTTCTCTGTGAGGGCACACATCCGATCGGTGGTAGACCCAGGACTCCAATTTTTCTTGCTCCTAATCCATAGAGCTCCTGCTAAATCATTCACTTGTACTTCAGGATCAGTTTTGTTTTGCAATTCAATCCTTATGTTATGTCTTTCAGCTGTTTCTTTATCCTCGTCGTTGTTCGGATGAGAATGTTTCTCTTCGGGGACTTACCTGAAAGAAGCTTGAAGCCGAACTGACCATGAGATCGGTGTAGGCCGGTATGTCGTATTCCCCTTTCCTGAATGGAGTCGTGTAGTATGTGTTTGCAATGTCGTCGCTTCCGCACACCACTATGTAGAGGCTGTTCGTGACGATGTTCAATGCCTTCTCTTCTCCGGCGCCCGATTTGATCTTGTTCACGTACTCCTTAAACAGGTTTAGTTGATCCGATAGCGACAAGACCGACTGTCGGCATAATCATGTTACAAAAGAAGTTTCAGGCGATTCCATTTGAATCAAAAAGAGATCGAGTTGCCCTACGCCAAGCTCGAGCGGCTCCTGAGGAGCCCGGTGTTTATACACAGCGCGCACGCACACACACCGACCCTCCTCGGTGCCATAACAGCTAATTCTTTAACATGTTTCGACACACACAAACGTACAAGCCTAAGACAACCTCAAATTCTTAATCGCCAAGAACAGAGAGAGAAGGGTCGGATGTAAGAGCAGACAGAGAGGTGCGAGAGCTTACGGCGAGTTTCGAGGTGAGAGGATCGTAACCGGATGCGCCGGAAGCGAAGCTAACCCCGGTGAGGAGGTCTTCTAATTTGAGGCTCGGGTCCAAATAAGCAGGCAAGTACTGCTTAACTCCAAATGCTTCGACTGGGGCATTTCGTTCCaagattcaaaaaaattgggttAATAACGTTGTATTGTCCTAATCAGTATGATGGAAGGTTATGTCTTAGTGTAGGATGCAGTTTGCTGTGGTAAGCGTTATTAGCATGGTTTTGTATTTAATTACATGATGAAACGTCCT is a window from the Rhodamnia argentea isolate NSW1041297 chromosome 8, ASM2092103v1, whole genome shotgun sequence genome containing:
- the LOC115744806 gene encoding GDSL esterase/lipase EXL3-like, producing the protein MMLNFGKLLCLPSTVNVVIFVSLALVAGGKLAASSAPSNRSAPAVPAVIVFGDSIVDPGNNNGMKTIVKCNFPPYGRDFMGGKPTGRFCNGIVPSDILVEAFGVKQYLPAYLDPSLKLEDLLTGVSFASGASGYDPLTSKLASVLSLSDQLNLFKEYVNKIKSGAGEEKALNIVTNSLYIVVCGSDDIANTYYTTPFRKGEYDIPAYTDLMVSSASSFFQELYGLGARKIGVLGLPPIGCVPSQRTLDGGLARACSEPANQAATLFNSKLSSEMDSLNRKLPGCNLVYMDIYSPLVSIIQNPSQHGFEVVDRGCCGTGNIEVSVLCNRLDDFKSCKDDTKYVFWDSYHPTEKAYKILTKQVISQYADKLLRDH
- the LOC115744807 gene encoding F-box protein At4g35930 produces the protein MGKVSPKEREMKGARQKRRLRSSSKKYLKPGALAQLRYSRGSGAKSCTDIGKKRVAVLDAKNAENDVLLEDKAVDKSPLLLSPVNLVKQNNLLWTPKTPHDNDCKTESRLEALPIDVLVKILCHLHHDQLRAVFHVSQRVRKAVMIARQFHFNYTTPDRSRQEMLRSMTPRPTEHWPFKRGDGKGVFMPSPHTPKAPRQGPRPPSRIKLAEMRQIAAVLFQESTFPSRCMVPSVLTKPLCKSLASNRALFYEEELCQAVAQNKLR